One window of Salegentibacter sp. Hel_I_6 genomic DNA carries:
- a CDS encoding nitrate/nitrite transporter, producing the protein MQPAKQILPLIVFSQFCCTSLWFAGNGVMANLLIDFNLNDEALGHLTSAVQFGFISGTLLFAFLSLADRFSPSKLFFLSAIFGALFNLGIILKNNSLNTLLLLRFLTGFSLAGIYPVGMKIAADYYDKGLGKSLGFLVGALVLGTAFPHFLKTFTGNEGLAWRSVIFATSSLAAIGGLLIFLFVPNGPFRKAKGKFEVSAIFKVFRNKNLSRAAFGYFGHMWELYTFWAFVPIILATYKVSFPHQDFDISFWSFIIIGIGGLSCVFGGYISEIVGVKRTAASALFLSGLCCLIFPFITLQPSAIFLISFLCFWGIFVIADSPLFSTLVAKHAPPAIKGTALTLVNSIGFAITIVSIQLITYLNQQFPVYSLSLLAIGPAFGLWGLFQKAKN; encoded by the coding sequence ATGCAGCCTGCAAAACAGATTCTACCGCTTATAGTATTTTCTCAGTTTTGCTGCACTTCACTTTGGTTTGCCGGGAACGGTGTAATGGCAAATCTTTTAATAGATTTCAACCTTAACGATGAAGCCCTTGGGCATTTAACTTCTGCCGTTCAATTCGGTTTTATTTCAGGAACGCTGCTTTTTGCTTTTTTAAGCCTTGCCGACAGGTTTTCACCATCAAAACTCTTCTTCCTTTCTGCTATTTTTGGAGCGCTTTTTAACCTTGGGATTATTCTTAAAAACAACAGCTTAAACACTTTACTCCTATTGCGTTTTTTAACCGGTTTCTCTCTGGCAGGAATCTATCCGGTGGGCATGAAAATCGCCGCAGATTATTATGATAAAGGCCTGGGGAAATCCCTTGGATTTTTAGTAGGCGCCCTGGTTCTAGGAACTGCTTTTCCGCATTTTTTAAAGACTTTTACCGGTAATGAAGGCCTAGCCTGGAGATCGGTGATTTTTGCCACCTCTTCCCTGGCTGCTATTGGCGGACTTTTAATTTTTCTTTTTGTTCCCAACGGGCCGTTTAGGAAAGCAAAAGGCAAATTTGAAGTTTCAGCGATTTTTAAGGTGTTCAGGAATAAAAATCTAAGCCGTGCCGCTTTTGGATACTTTGGGCATATGTGGGAACTCTATACCTTTTGGGCCTTTGTGCCTATTATTCTGGCAACATATAAAGTTTCCTTTCCTCACCAGGATTTTGATATTTCATTTTGGTCTTTTATAATTATAGGAATTGGCGGACTTTCCTGTGTTTTTGGAGGCTATATTTCTGAAATCGTAGGCGTAAAAAGAACCGCTGCCTCCGCTTTGTTTTTATCAGGTTTGTGTTGTTTGATTTTCCCTTTTATCACACTTCAACCTTCAGCAATCTTTCTTATCTCATTTCTATGCTTTTGGGGTATTTTCGTAATCGCTGATTCGCCTTTATTTTCAACCCTGGTGGCGAAACATGCTCCCCCGGCAATAAAAGGAACCGCGCTAACCCTTGTAAATTCTATAGGTTTTGCAATTACCATAGTAAGCATTCAGCTAATTACTTACCTAAATCAGCAATTTCCTGTTTATAGCTTAAGTCTACTCGCTATTGGTCCTGCTTTTGGTTTATGGGGATTATTTCAGAAAGCAAAAAATTAA
- the smpB gene encoding SsrA-binding protein SmpB: MKKTSNTINIKNRKARFEYEILDKYVAGIKLAGTEIKAIRQGKASIAESFCEFQNNELFVINMHVEEYSHATHFNHNPKSERKLLLQRRELRKLEKEVKNSGLTIIPLRVFINDRGLAKMQIALAKGKKLYDKRETIKDRESKRKLDRIKKEYK; the protein is encoded by the coding sequence ATGAAGAAGACCAGCAATACCATAAATATAAAAAACCGCAAGGCTAGATTTGAATATGAAATTCTCGACAAATACGTCGCAGGGATAAAGTTGGCTGGAACCGAAATAAAAGCTATTAGACAGGGTAAAGCTTCTATAGCCGAGAGCTTTTGTGAATTTCAGAACAATGAATTATTCGTGATCAATATGCACGTGGAAGAATATTCTCATGCCACGCATTTTAATCATAATCCCAAAAGCGAACGTAAACTTCTTTTACAACGTCGTGAATTAAGAAAACTCGAAAAAGAAGTGAAAAATTCGGGACTTACCATTATTCCACTACGCGTTTTTATTAACGACCGCGGGCTGGCGAAAATGCAAATTGCCCTGGCAAAAGGTAAAAAACTCTACGATAAGCGAGAAACCATTAAAGACCGCGAAAGCAAACGAAAATTAGACAGGATAAAGAAAGAATACAAATAA
- a CDS encoding lipocalin family protein, whose translation MKKSFLLLAFLSFGLFTACDTDNDSAETQQLNADLFGTWFIDAMIIEGEEIPYNDHEDCGKDYVEFNEDGSYRQIDVWGCEEDVDAEGTYTANENTISLTLNDREMVVMDIVTLNSETLLVEGLEDVDDDGEEEVVQQRFTRE comes from the coding sequence ATGAAAAAAAGTTTTCTACTATTGGCCTTTTTAAGTTTTGGATTATTTACCGCTTGTGATACTGATAATGACTCTGCGGAAACTCAACAATTAAACGCCGATTTATTTGGAACCTGGTTTATTGATGCAATGATTATTGAAGGTGAAGAAATACCCTATAACGACCACGAAGATTGCGGTAAAGATTATGTTGAATTCAACGAAGACGGCTCTTATAGACAAATAGATGTTTGGGGCTGTGAAGAAGATGTGGATGCAGAAGGAACGTATACAGCAAACGAAAATACCATTTCACTCACTTTAAATGATAGAGAGATGGTTGTTATGGATATTGTTACCCTAAATTCTGAAACACTTTTAGTAGAAGGTTTAGAAGATGTGGATGATGATGGTGAGGAAGAAGTAGTACAACAGCGATTTACCCGTGAGTAA
- a CDS encoding DUF6503 family protein — protein MKKYLLGILIIPFIFACTSETENAQQIIDKAIEKAGGDRYKNAEITFDFRKGTYRSNREGGKFELERILADSTGTQYRDVVNNTGFTRYYKDTVVQLSDSMKNVYSNSVNSVHYFVQLPFGLNDDAVNKELIGKDTINDKEYYEIKVSFDVEGGGTDYEDVYMYWIDTQDYSLDYLAYSFKVNEGGLRFRKAYNPRTIEGIRFVDYENYKTDDLDTPLRELDDLYEARQLELLSKIENKNIKVNLHNQ, from the coding sequence ATGAAAAAATACCTTCTAGGAATTCTTATCATTCCGTTTATTTTCGCCTGTACATCAGAAACAGAAAATGCGCAGCAAATTATTGATAAAGCCATTGAAAAAGCCGGGGGAGATCGTTATAAGAATGCCGAGATTACTTTCGATTTTAGAAAAGGGACTTATAGAAGTAATCGCGAAGGTGGGAAATTTGAACTGGAAAGAATCTTAGCCGATTCTACCGGAACGCAATATCGGGATGTAGTTAACAATACTGGTTTTACTCGTTATTATAAAGATACGGTAGTGCAGCTTTCTGATTCTATGAAAAATGTTTATAGCAATTCAGTGAATTCTGTTCATTATTTCGTGCAATTGCCTTTTGGTTTAAATGACGATGCAGTTAATAAAGAACTAATAGGAAAAGACACTATAAATGACAAAGAATATTATGAGATTAAAGTAAGCTTCGATGTAGAAGGTGGCGGTACCGATTACGAAGATGTTTATATGTATTGGATAGACACCCAGGATTACAGCCTGGATTATCTAGCTTACAGTTTTAAGGTGAACGAAGGTGGACTTCGATTTAGAAAAGCTTATAACCCAAGAACTATTGAGGGAATTCGATTTGTGGATTATGAAAACTATAAAACCGATGACCTGGATACCCCGCTTAGAGAATTAGATGATCTTTATGAAGCCAGGCAACTGGAATTGCTTTCAAAAATCGAGAATAAGAATATAAAAGTAAATCTTCACAACCAATAA